A window of Candidatus Hydrogenedentota bacterium contains these coding sequences:
- a CDS encoding class I SAM-dependent methyltransferase, whose protein sequence is MPSPWKAYNELAWTEDLLADPADCAEEASGFVAQLRQHASGPPRTLLHLGCGAGAHDATFKRHFDVTGVDISPGMLDRARRRNPEIAYVEGDMRAVRLGRVFDAAIIPDSIDYMTTREDLRAALETAAAHLKPGGVLLVVCKPREIFQDNNFAYTGARDDVRVTLLENNYINPHRPETYEATLVYLIRRRGELTVHTDRHVLGLFPRAVWDQAFAEAGFHMQATTLDGAYDPYLLGDGAYPQLVFVGTA, encoded by the coding sequence ATGCCCTCGCCCTGGAAAGCCTACAACGAACTCGCGTGGACCGAGGACCTGCTTGCGGATCCGGCGGATTGCGCGGAGGAGGCGTCGGGCTTCGTCGCGCAGCTCCGGCAGCACGCATCCGGGCCGCCGCGGACCCTCCTGCACCTGGGCTGCGGCGCGGGCGCGCACGACGCCACGTTCAAGCGGCATTTCGACGTGACGGGGGTCGATATTAGCCCGGGCATGCTCGACCGCGCGCGGCGGCGGAATCCGGAAATCGCGTATGTCGAAGGGGACATGCGCGCCGTGCGCCTGGGCCGGGTTTTCGATGCCGCCATCATCCCGGACAGCATCGACTACATGACGACGCGCGAGGACCTGCGGGCGGCCCTGGAGACCGCCGCGGCGCACCTCAAGCCCGGCGGCGTCCTGCTCGTCGTGTGCAAGCCACGGGAAATCTTCCAGGACAACAACTTCGCCTACACCGGCGCCCGGGACGACGTGCGGGTCACCCTGCTGGAGAACAACTACATCAACCCGCACCGCCCCGAGACCTACGAGGCCACCCTGGTCTACCTGATCCGGCGGCGCGGGGAACTGACCGTCCACACGGACCGCCACGTGCTCGGGCTGTTCCCGCGGGCGGTCTGGGATCAGGCCTTCGCGGAAGCGGGCTTTCACATGCAGGCCACGACGCTGGACGGGGCCTACGACCCATACCTCCTCGGCGACGGCGCGTACCCGCAACTGGTTTTCGTCGGGACGGCCTGA
- a CDS encoding sulfatase codes for MSEHMLHSKREPLPSATTLNRRAFLGSLALGSVLTAMDTGGLEISSPATPARENRDGRPNIIILYADDMGWADAGYQGLTNAGFYETPNLDRLAAEGMIFNRFYPAAANCAPSRASMMTGMYSPRHRLYLPQGYSRGGSISNMRWLTPTADAPPEFFSDFEVSVNNVDPGFESLAEMLKRAGYVSARFGKWHIGDDNQGFDVSSADGRPGFTTNKDGSEKRFYDDATVAERLTDSAVDFIAENRESPFFLYLAHWEPHSPNVAREERIRYFAKKLGVYQEDHEFSISREYNPDEYDQLRRLSTEYDRAIYAAMIEQLDISTGRVMAALEKAGLVENTMVIFTSDNGGTSRNTSNAPLRAGKGTFYEGGIRTPFAVRWPKVIKPGSKSDIPINGIDLMPTFAEMASVAPPSSQPVDGHSIMPLLRGEEDRFDSDRAMYFHFPLYLGGGDQDQVLPVYRGEANYWRAVPSTTMIKGDYKLIYYYEYDRYELFNLAEDISESRDLALVEAARAEEMLAAMRAWVHDTEAPVPARPNPHFSASTP; via the coding sequence ATGTCCGAACATATGCTGCACTCAAAGCGCGAGCCGCTGCCGTCAGCGACAACGCTGAACCGCCGCGCGTTTCTGGGTTCCCTGGCGTTGGGTTCCGTGTTGACGGCGATGGACACGGGCGGTTTGGAGATTTCCAGTCCCGCAACGCCAGCCCGTGAGAACCGGGACGGTCGCCCCAATATTATCATCCTGTATGCCGATGATATGGGATGGGCCGATGCTGGCTACCAGGGGCTTACCAACGCGGGTTTTTACGAAACCCCCAATCTTGATCGTCTGGCCGCTGAAGGCATGATCTTCAACCGTTTCTATCCCGCTGCGGCCAATTGCGCTCCCAGTCGCGCCAGCATGATGACGGGGATGTACAGCCCCCGGCACCGGCTTTATCTTCCGCAAGGCTATTCCAGAGGGGGGAGCATTTCCAACATGCGCTGGCTGACGCCCACCGCCGATGCGCCCCCGGAGTTTTTCAGTGATTTTGAAGTCAGCGTTAACAACGTGGACCCCGGCTTTGAGTCGTTGGCGGAAATGCTCAAACGCGCCGGGTATGTTTCCGCACGATTCGGCAAGTGGCATATCGGGGACGATAACCAGGGCTTTGATGTAAGTTCCGCGGATGGCAGGCCGGGCTTCACCACGAACAAGGATGGAAGCGAAAAGCGTTTTTATGACGATGCGACCGTGGCCGAGCGCCTGACCGATTCCGCGGTGGATTTCATCGCTGAAAACCGTGAATCACCATTCTTCCTGTATCTGGCGCACTGGGAACCCCATTCCCCGAATGTCGCCCGAGAGGAACGCATCCGCTACTTCGCGAAGAAGCTCGGGGTTTATCAGGAGGATCACGAGTTTTCCATAAGCAGAGAATACAATCCCGATGAATATGACCAGCTCAGGCGGCTGTCAACGGAGTACGACCGCGCCATTTACGCCGCCATGATCGAGCAGCTGGACATCAGCACCGGCAGGGTAATGGCGGCTCTGGAAAAGGCGGGCCTGGTGGAAAACACGATGGTCATATTCACTTCGGACAACGGCGGCACGTCTCGGAATACCTCCAACGCCCCCCTTCGAGCGGGAAAGGGAACCTTCTACGAGGGCGGGATACGCACGCCTTTCGCCGTTCGCTGGCCGAAAGTCATCAAGCCGGGTTCAAAAAGCGACATACCGATTAACGGCATCGATCTGATGCCCACCTTTGCCGAAATGGCTTCGGTCGCGCCGCCGTCATCACAGCCCGTTGACGGCCATTCCATTATGCCCCTTTTGCGCGGCGAGGAAGACCGGTTTGATTCGGACCGGGCGATGTATTTCCATTTCCCGCTTTATCTGGGCGGCGGCGATCAGGATCAGGTGCTGCCGGTTTATCGGGGAGAGGCGAATTACTGGCGGGCAGTACCTTCGACGACCATGATAAAGGGAGATTACAAGCTAATATACTATTATGAATATGACCGTTATGAACTGTTTAACCTCGCCGAGGATATTTCCGAATCCCGCGATCTCGCTCTCGTGGAGGCCGCTCGGGCGGAGGAAATGCTTGCGGCAATGCGGGCCTGGGTCCATGATACCGAAGCGCCGGTTCCCGCCAGGCCCAACCCGCATTTCAGCGCTTCGACACCGTAG